One Brassica napus cultivar Da-Ae chromosome C4, Da-Ae, whole genome shotgun sequence genomic region harbors:
- the LOC106450015 gene encoding UDP-xylose transporter 1 — protein sequence MGEMKSMQMGVIGALFLSVASSVSIVICNKALMTNLGFPFATTLTSWHLMVTYCTLHVAYKLNFFENKPIDTKTVVLFGLLNGISIGLLNLSLGFNSIGFYQMTKLAIIPFTVLLETLFLNKKFSRKIKFSLFLLLVGVGIASITDLQLNFVGSVLSLLAIATTCVGQILTNTIQKRLNVTSTQLLYQSAPFQAAILFVSGPFVDKYLTRLNVFSFHYSPIVVGFITLSCLIAVSVNFSTFLVIGKTSPVTYQVLGHLKTCLVLAFGYTLLHDPFTPRNIAGILIAVLGMLLYSYFCSVASKSKQGSSESSFIGKDRDTTPLLSQEKENHEAKKLDKHSPV from the exons ATGGGAGAGATGAAGAGTATGCAAATGGGTGTGATTGGAGCCTTGTTTCTGTCTGTAGCATCTTCTGTCTCCATTGTAATTTGCAACAAAGCTTTGATGACCAATCTTGGCTTCCCTTTTG CAACGACACTAACAAGTTGGCATTTGATGGTAACATATTGCACACTTCATGTGGCATATAAACTAAATTTCTTTGAAAATAAACCAATAGACACAAAGACTGTTGTTCTCTTTGGCCTCCTCAATGGCATCTCCATTGGTCTTCTGAATCTCAGCCTCGGCTTCAATTCCATCGGCTTCTATCAA ATGACCAAACTTGCTATCATTCCATTCACTGTACTATTGGAAACTCTCTTCCTCAACAAGAAGTTCAG TCGAAAGATAAAATTCTCATTGTTTTTGCTATTGGTTGGGGTTGGAATAGCATCAATCACAGATCTTCAGCTCAATTTTGTTGGTTCTgttctctctctccttgccATCGCAACAACTTGCGTCGGCCAAATT CTAACAAACACTATCCAAAAGAGACTGAACGTGACATCAACACAACTCCTTTACCAATCGGCCCCGTTTCAAGCCGCTATACTATTTGTTTCGGGTCCCTTTGTCGACAAATACCTCACTCGCCTCAACGTCTTCTCCTTCCATTACTCTCCTATCGTTGTG GGGTTCATAACGCTGTCGTGTTTAATAGCGGTTTCCGTTAACTTCAGCACGTTTTTAGTGATCGGAAAGACATCTCCGGTGACGTACCAAGTCTTGGGGCATCTCAAAACGTGTTTGGTGCTTGCTTTTGGTTACACTCTCCTCCACGATCCATTCACTCCTCGTAACATCGCAGGAATCCTAATCGCGGTCCTTGGCATGCTTCTCTACTCCTACTTCTGCTCCGTTGCTTCTAAATCAAAACAAGGCTCCTCCGAGTCCTCTTTTATT GGGAAAGACAGGGATACAACGCCGCTTTTGAGCCAAGAAAAAGAGAACCATGAAGCCAAGAAATTAGACAAGCATTCTCCAGTATAA